A single window of Sphingobacterium sp. ML3W DNA harbors:
- a CDS encoding sugar phosphate isomerase/epimerase family protein gives MDRKGFIKSAALVAGAAAAFPIFNTSASKLPITSMNAKWLKKGVGYDMIKGELSLVDKFKLIKDLGFDGIEFNSPVNFSIKELLHAKSATGIEIPSLVNKDHWSKPLSDPDASVRQFIIGSVAKSLQEVKELGGDTLLVVPGVVNEKVSYGTAYKNALDSVRKLIPYVEKTGVRIGLENVWNNFILSPIEAKMFIDEIDHPLIGWYFDIGNVLRYGWPEHWIEVLNKKIFKLHAKEFSRVKMNDEGLRNGFNVELLEGDIDWPVVMKTLKEVDYKGGWLTVELGGGDHDYLKKISNQMDTILSY, from the coding sequence ATGGATCGAAAAGGATTTATAAAATCAGCTGCCCTTGTTGCTGGAGCAGCAGCGGCCTTCCCAATATTTAACACATCAGCAAGTAAGCTACCAATTACGAGTATGAATGCTAAATGGTTGAAAAAAGGTGTTGGTTATGATATGATTAAAGGAGAACTTTCTTTGGTCGACAAGTTCAAATTGATTAAAGACTTAGGGTTTGATGGTATTGAGTTCAATAGTCCTGTCAATTTTAGCATCAAGGAATTGTTGCATGCAAAGTCAGCAACTGGAATCGAAATTCCAAGTCTTGTCAATAAGGATCATTGGTCCAAACCTTTATCTGATCCCGATGCGTCAGTGCGACAGTTCATAATTGGTTCTGTTGCTAAGTCATTGCAAGAAGTAAAGGAATTAGGTGGAGATACGTTACTTGTAGTGCCAGGAGTTGTCAATGAGAAGGTTTCTTATGGCACTGCATACAAAAATGCACTAGATTCAGTTCGAAAATTGATTCCATATGTCGAGAAAACGGGAGTCCGGATTGGGTTGGAAAATGTTTGGAATAATTTTATATTGAGCCCGATAGAGGCAAAGATGTTTATCGACGAAATCGATCACCCGCTAATAGGATGGTACTTCGACATCGGTAATGTACTTCGATACGGTTGGCCCGAACATTGGATTGAGGTGTTGAATAAAAAAATATTTAAGCTGCATGCCAAAGAGTTTAGTCGGGTCAAAATGAATGATGAAGGATTAAGAAACGGTTTTAATGTAGAACTGCTCGAAGGAGATATTGACTGGCCAGTTGTTATGAAAACACTTAAAGAAGTGGATTATAAAGGAGGGTGGTTGACTGTTGAGTTAGGAGGTGGTGATCACGATTACCTTAAAAAAATATCCAATCAAATGGACACTATTTTAAGCTATTAA
- a CDS encoding SusC/RagA family TonB-linked outer membrane protein — translation MYKFYFNIRVSARRSTIMGFVTVTIITFFLLVMVIQVNASTFEQKVSLNFKNASLGVVLEEIQKQTGLDLLYNSTLINKNSKRITIYTKAVPFHEALIKVLSGSKLSFEIDKNTVLIKEIKNTHHMVSYSANLGVKSNQQKVITGRIVDLQNLPMPGVSVVVKGTAIGTSTDNEGHYTLQVPEQGQTLLFSIVGYKSQEITIGTKTRIDVALESDVDNLEEVVVVGYSSQKMKYLSSAISNLSAQKLKDVTSNDLGSMLQGKAPGVVVSSGSGDPSSEPKILIRGAGTISASTAPLVVVDGNIGGSYNAADIESVSILRDVAATGLYGSRAANGVIIVNTKMGRPGKTQIEFNNSVGFTNPTTGNFRLMNSQELYDYQKTFYNRAPSVLDNNTDWWGQAFGTGQINTDNLSISGGSEKVQYYTSAVYYRETGTLKGTGQEVFNFRNNMNAQINDRLKVSVFINGTVNKNKLEHSETKYGAYINLPFDPAYDSNGEPIDARFDPNWLGREKDNYLHSLQYNYNKNDNWVVAGDLNLDYKLSSKITLSSYNRVQVSNGKSARYFDRRSKPGGANIGELYNGTTNSNRFLTSNRIRYVEEFGLHNLALLGAAEVETTTSGWLDVSGKGLPAGRDVMSVATGVLTNPNGATDQVGFRKYLAQADYNYDNKYFLIGSFVNEFSSKFGRNNPTANFAQFGASWLMSGEEFLKDNQTLTFAKIRASYGTVGNADGISNYAALGLYSITQDASYSGLPGAAPFQKGNPDLTWEKIRSANLGIDASLWNRVAISVDVYDKKSSELLYRKPLAATTGYSYVWVNAGSVQNRGIEFNITSQNIQKPNFSWETSFNMSFNKNKVLELSDGSAVFNAGARQPIAVGYDMDAFNLPIWAGVDPKNGDPLWEKVTLDDNGTKTITKTSVYSEAATSDSRQFTGTSAAPKFTGGLSNNFRYKDFTLSAFFNFVYGNYVYNETRVSFDNDGLYEAFNSMVLAKGWTRWEKEGDIATHPKPIVGGNKDSNQGSSRYLEDGSYIRLRNIRAGYNLPETLLSKIGFSRVHVFVSADNLWTATKFSGPDPEVTLSQQDQVSGLSSFKYPISKKIVFGLNLTF, via the coding sequence ATGTATAAATTCTATTTTAATATTCGTGTATCCGCACGGAGATCCACGATTATGGGCTTTGTTACCGTAACAATAATTACCTTTTTCTTACTGGTAATGGTTATTCAGGTAAATGCTTCCACCTTCGAACAAAAAGTATCTCTAAATTTTAAAAATGCATCATTAGGTGTTGTTTTAGAAGAGATTCAAAAACAAACGGGTTTAGACCTTCTGTATAATAGTACATTAATCAATAAAAATAGTAAACGTATCACCATCTATACCAAAGCAGTACCATTTCATGAAGCATTGATTAAAGTGCTTTCAGGCAGTAAATTATCCTTTGAGATCGATAAAAATACGGTTCTAATCAAAGAGATAAAGAATACGCATCATATGGTTTCCTATAGTGCAAATTTAGGAGTGAAATCTAATCAACAAAAAGTGATTACTGGACGTATCGTAGATTTGCAGAATTTGCCTATGCCCGGTGTCAGTGTAGTGGTAAAAGGGACAGCTATAGGCACTTCAACAGATAATGAAGGTCATTATACCCTTCAGGTTCCTGAACAAGGGCAAACTTTACTCTTTTCAATTGTGGGTTATAAGAGTCAGGAAATTACCATTGGAACTAAGACGCGTATTGATGTAGCGTTGGAATCCGATGTCGATAATTTAGAAGAGGTGGTTGTCGTTGGTTATTCTTCTCAGAAGATGAAATACTTATCAAGTGCCATTAGTAATCTTTCTGCGCAAAAGCTAAAAGATGTAACCTCAAATGATTTGGGTAGTATGCTTCAGGGTAAAGCACCAGGGGTTGTTGTATCAAGCGGTTCTGGTGACCCTTCAAGTGAACCGAAGATTCTGATTAGGGGGGCGGGTACAATTTCTGCCAGTACAGCACCACTTGTTGTTGTCGATGGCAATATTGGCGGTAGTTACAATGCAGCAGATATCGAATCCGTTTCAATATTGAGGGATGTAGCGGCTACAGGATTATACGGTTCTCGAGCAGCAAATGGGGTAATCATTGTCAATACCAAAATGGGCAGACCCGGTAAGACACAGATTGAATTTAATAATTCAGTTGGATTTACCAATCCAACAACGGGTAATTTTCGTTTGATGAATTCGCAAGAGCTTTATGACTATCAAAAAACCTTTTATAATCGTGCGCCAAGTGTATTGGATAATAATACCGATTGGTGGGGCCAAGCGTTCGGAACTGGACAGATCAATACCGATAACCTATCGATTTCAGGTGGTTCTGAAAAAGTACAATATTATACATCTGCAGTATATTATCGAGAAACAGGAACATTAAAAGGTACTGGCCAAGAAGTTTTTAATTTCCGTAATAATATGAATGCTCAAATCAATGACCGACTCAAAGTATCCGTATTCATTAACGGTACGGTAAACAAGAATAAATTAGAGCATAGTGAAACTAAATATGGCGCTTACATAAATCTTCCCTTTGATCCTGCTTATGATAGTAACGGCGAACCGATTGATGCCCGTTTTGATCCGAATTGGTTAGGAAGAGAAAAAGACAATTATTTACACTCTTTGCAATATAACTATAACAAAAATGACAATTGGGTCGTTGCAGGGGATTTGAATTTAGATTATAAACTAAGTAGTAAGATTACATTATCAAGTTACAATCGGGTACAGGTTTCAAATGGTAAATCAGCTCGATATTTTGACAGACGTTCAAAACCCGGAGGAGCCAATATTGGCGAATTGTATAATGGAACAACAAATTCAAACCGTTTTTTAACGTCCAATCGTATTCGTTATGTTGAAGAATTTGGTTTACATAACCTAGCCTTATTAGGGGCTGCTGAAGTGGAGACCACTACATCGGGATGGTTAGATGTATCCGGGAAAGGATTGCCAGCAGGTCGAGATGTGATGTCAGTTGCTACAGGAGTCTTGACGAATCCAAATGGTGCTACAGACCAAGTTGGATTTAGAAAATACCTGGCACAAGCAGATTATAATTATGACAATAAGTATTTTTTGATTGGATCTTTTGTGAATGAATTTTCATCAAAATTTGGAAGAAATAATCCTACAGCCAATTTTGCTCAGTTTGGAGCTTCTTGGTTGATGAGTGGTGAAGAATTTTTGAAAGATAACCAGACGTTAACATTTGCTAAAATAAGGGCGAGTTATGGAACTGTAGGAAATGCAGATGGTATTTCAAATTATGCAGCTTTGGGATTATATAGCATCACACAAGATGCCAGTTATAGTGGTTTACCAGGTGCAGCTCCTTTCCAAAAAGGAAATCCAGATTTGACTTGGGAGAAGATCAGATCCGCTAATCTAGGTATTGATGCTTCCCTTTGGAATCGTGTTGCTATTAGTGTCGATGTGTATGATAAGAAATCCAGCGAATTGTTATATCGCAAACCTTTAGCAGCTACTACTGGCTATAGTTATGTATGGGTAAATGCAGGATCTGTTCAAAACAGAGGAATAGAATTCAATATTACATCCCAGAATATTCAAAAACCAAATTTTTCTTGGGAGACAAGCTTTAATATGTCTTTTAATAAAAATAAAGTACTTGAATTAAGTGATGGTTCTGCAGTATTTAATGCTGGTGCTCGACAACCAATTGCCGTAGGATATGATATGGATGCATTTAACCTTCCAATTTGGGCAGGAGTAGATCCTAAGAATGGTGATCCACTTTGGGAAAAAGTGACGCTTGATGACAATGGGACAAAAACGATCACAAAAACCAGTGTCTATAGTGAAGCCGCTACTTCAGACTCTCGTCAATTTACAGGCACATCCGCAGCTCCTAAATTTACAGGAGGTCTAAGTAATAACTTTAGATATAAAGACTTTACACTATCGGCATTCTTCAATTTCGTATATGGCAATTACGTCTATAATGAAACCCGTGTTTCATTTGATAATGATGGTCTATACGAAGCTTTCAACTCTATGGTTTTGGCGAAAGGATGGACCCGATGGGAAAAAGAAGGAGATATTGCTACCCACCCCAAACCAATTGTTGGTGGGAATAAAGATTCAAATCAAGGCTCATCCAGGTATTTAGAGGACGGAAGTTACATTCGATTGAGAAATATCAGAGCGGGCTATAATCTACCTGAAACCCTGTTGAGCAAAATTGGTTTTTCTCGTGTGCATGTATTTGTCAGTGCCGACAATCTATGGACAGCCACTAAATTTTCAGGACCTGATCCAGAAGTTACACTAAGTCAGCAAGATCAAGTGTCTGGTCTATCCAGTTTTAAATATCCAATTAGTAAAAAAATTGTTTTCGGTCTTAATTTAACATTCTAA
- a CDS encoding RagB/SusD family nutrient uptake outer membrane protein — protein sequence MKLTLFYTPLIAIALAVSLYSCQKYYDPTEFINEEGALKNEADVGTTTIGTYAVLKNAAYVRSGHFLMEYPGDAVAQGQSSGDDLTKAYRYTHINTSEHCSNFWSQAYKVVAAANKIIAFVPDDAGAGLLQLKGENLYLRAMMHFNLVRIFGRPYPQNKGANLGVPILREGLSDEESASLTRSQVKEVYDFVISDLLKAAELMTEDKSNSFASKEVAYALLSRVYLYKEDNINAIKYANLVINSNRYSLLQGNEYAGYFQSLPDNNRETIFCIRHTKVEDRNMSSIGSMYFSGDVSGKPLGQGVSGWAEIYASKKYYDFVGQHPHDLRNGFITPYIENGVLQYNQKLTPTTPMYYVNKYSRQEGQINLSSPVYLRLGEIYLIRAEAEAKVGNDAAALADVNLLRQRAGLAGNELYNASQVQASGKTMLDIVLEERFLELAFEGHRAYDLFRNNLPMERNYPGTHSLNNTPTTDIHQIVRANDNRVVFYIPQAEINRNNKLNQNP from the coding sequence ATGAAACTAACGTTATTTTATACCCCCTTGATCGCTATAGCATTAGCAGTGTCACTTTATTCTTGTCAGAAATACTATGATCCGACAGAATTTATCAATGAAGAAGGTGCCTTAAAAAATGAAGCCGACGTAGGAACCACCACAATTGGGACTTATGCTGTTTTAAAAAATGCCGCTTATGTACGCAGTGGTCATTTCTTAATGGAATATCCTGGAGATGCGGTTGCACAAGGACAATCCTCCGGTGATGACCTGACCAAAGCATACCGCTATACCCATATTAATACTTCAGAACATTGCAGTAATTTTTGGTCACAGGCTTACAAGGTCGTCGCTGCAGCTAACAAAATTATTGCATTTGTTCCAGATGATGCCGGAGCAGGTCTATTGCAGCTAAAGGGTGAAAATCTTTATTTAAGGGCCATGATGCATTTCAACTTGGTTCGTATTTTTGGACGCCCGTATCCGCAAAATAAGGGCGCAAATCTAGGTGTCCCCATTTTAAGAGAAGGGTTGTCAGATGAAGAGTCTGCTTCTCTAACACGAAGTCAAGTAAAAGAAGTTTATGATTTTGTCATTAGCGATTTGCTCAAAGCAGCAGAATTAATGACCGAAGATAAAAGTAACTCTTTTGCATCCAAAGAGGTTGCCTATGCCTTATTATCACGCGTATACTTGTATAAAGAAGACAATATCAATGCGATTAAGTATGCTAATCTCGTCATCAATTCAAATCGTTATTCACTTTTGCAAGGGAACGAATATGCCGGTTATTTTCAGTCCTTACCGGATAACAACCGGGAGACCATTTTTTGTATTAGGCATACCAAGGTTGAAGATCGTAACATGTCCTCTATTGGTTCAATGTATTTTAGTGGAGATGTTTCTGGGAAACCTTTAGGGCAGGGGGTTAGTGGTTGGGCAGAAATCTACGCTTCTAAAAAGTATTATGATTTTGTGGGGCAACATCCACATGATTTGAGGAATGGGTTTATCACACCTTATATTGAAAACGGTGTTTTGCAATATAACCAAAAGTTGACACCTACGACACCGATGTATTACGTCAATAAATACTCACGCCAAGAAGGGCAGATTAATTTAAGTTCACCTGTTTATTTGCGACTTGGTGAAATATATCTGATCAGGGCAGAAGCAGAAGCCAAAGTAGGAAATGATGCTGCTGCATTAGCAGATGTCAATTTATTACGTCAACGTGCAGGCTTAGCAGGTAACGAGCTCTACAATGCTAGTCAGGTACAAGCTTCTGGAAAAACTATGCTCGATATTGTCTTAGAAGAACGCTTTTTGGAGTTAGCATTTGAAGGACATAGAGCCTATGATCTTTTCCGAAACAACCTGCCTATGGAACGCAATTATCCTGGTACACATTCATTAAACAATACGCCTACTACAGATATCCATCAAATAGTTCGTGCTAATGACAATCGTGTCGTTTTTTATATTCCACAAGCAGAGATTAATAGAAATAATAAATTAAATCAAAATCCTTAA
- the msrB gene encoding peptide-methionine (R)-S-oxide reductase MsrB, whose translation MTDIQYEVTQKNGTERAFENAYWDEFREGIYVDVTTGEPLFVSTDKFESDCGWPSFSKPINEKTVKELSDNSYGMQRTEVRSKTGDAHLGHIFNDGPADKGGMRYCINSASLKFIPKAEMDAKGYGKFISLLNKEPSK comes from the coding sequence CTGACCGATATTCAATATGAGGTAACTCAGAAAAATGGAACAGAAAGAGCATTTGAGAACGCATATTGGGACGAATTTAGAGAAGGTATTTATGTCGACGTCACTACGGGTGAACCCTTATTTGTTTCGACGGATAAGTTTGAATCGGATTGCGGATGGCCCAGTTTTTCTAAACCCATAAATGAAAAGACGGTAAAAGAACTTTCGGACAATTCTTATGGAATGCAACGTACGGAAGTAAGAAGTAAAACAGGAGATGCGCATTTAGGACATATTTTCAACGACGGACCTGCTGATAAAGGAGGCATGAGATATTGTATCAACAGTGCATCGTTAAAGTTTATTCCTAAAGCTGAAATGGATGCCAAAGGTTATGGAAAATTTATTTCTTTATTGAATAAGGAACCATCAAAATAA
- a CDS encoding FecR family protein, protein MKANEGFNAIFNKYLEGVASQQELQLLMDYFQQEDCIGFSKRILEEFSKEELDEYPSHYQAIADRVQVRLDHLHGNSVNCNPKISLKRSFNLFTLLKKPIAVAATVLAFGIFSTYLIHENYEADHGKHSALEDVILPSHNEACILFEDGVTYSLSDLDAKLLAKRGVQVTVTTEGDTVFNIIEAPLGLEQRQKFCSPKGSMSRLVLVDGTQVWLNSGSTISYPTRFTESNREVTIDGEVYFDVTHNALKPFVVTARSTQVNVLGTKFNVATNLANDNVLTTLVEGSVEVKVRKNNLLINPGTQAITNQKTGIISSRDVHVHDVIAWKDGKFKFREDDIYTVLEKIQTWYNIKDYQIEESTHDRFSGTIVRTKKLSDLLNQLEKISNYRFNIREGRVYVMR, encoded by the coding sequence TTGAAAGCTAACGAAGGATTTAACGCTATATTTAATAAGTATCTTGAAGGTGTTGCAAGCCAACAAGAGCTGCAGTTGTTGATGGATTATTTTCAACAAGAAGATTGTATTGGGTTTAGCAAACGTATTTTAGAAGAATTTTCAAAAGAGGAATTAGATGAATATCCATCGCACTATCAAGCTATAGCTGATCGTGTCCAAGTAAGGTTGGATCATTTACATGGCAATAGTGTAAACTGTAATCCAAAAATTTCATTGAAGAGGTCATTCAATCTTTTCACACTTCTAAAAAAACCAATTGCAGTAGCAGCAACGGTACTGGCCTTTGGCATTTTTAGTACCTATCTCATTCATGAAAATTATGAAGCTGATCATGGAAAGCACTCCGCTTTAGAAGATGTTATTTTGCCCAGCCATAATGAAGCGTGCATACTATTTGAAGACGGGGTTACGTATTCTTTATCAGATTTAGATGCTAAGCTGTTAGCAAAAAGAGGTGTACAGGTTACCGTCACTACCGAAGGTGATACTGTATTTAACATTATAGAAGCCCCACTGGGACTTGAGCAGCGCCAAAAATTTTGTTCTCCCAAAGGATCAATGTCTCGCTTGGTTTTAGTTGATGGTACCCAGGTTTGGCTTAACTCCGGTTCAACAATCAGTTATCCCACTCGGTTTACAGAAAGCAATAGAGAAGTTACCATCGATGGCGAGGTTTATTTTGATGTAACACACAATGCATTAAAACCTTTTGTCGTAACAGCAAGATCCACTCAGGTGAATGTATTGGGTACCAAATTTAATGTAGCGACCAATTTAGCCAATGATAATGTGCTAACCACCTTGGTAGAAGGTTCTGTTGAAGTAAAGGTCAGGAAAAACAACCTTTTAATAAACCCAGGTACCCAGGCGATAACAAATCAGAAAACTGGGATTATCAGCAGTCGGGATGTTCATGTTCATGACGTAATTGCTTGGAAAGACGGGAAATTTAAATTTAGAGAAGATGATATTTATACTGTTTTAGAGAAGATCCAAACCTGGTATAATATCAAAGACTATCAAATAGAGGAGTCCACTCATGATCGATTTAGTGGTACCATAGTACGTACTAAAAAATTGTCCGATCTCCTAAACCAACTTGAAAAAATTTCCAATTACAGATTTAATATTAGAGAAGGGAGGGTCTATGTTATGAGATAA
- a CDS encoding Gfo/Idh/MocA family protein yields MSFSRRKFLSAVGLTTVAGVVAANTSMASTSLWSVSTKTLKVGLIGCGGRGTAAAMEALNADPNVVLHAMADAFGDHLDESYKTLKEKMGEKIQVKKEQQFVGLDAYKKLLSSGVDVVILASPPAFRPAHLEASVEAGKHIFCEKPFAVDAPGLRRVIAASKKAKDKNLALVAGFCWRYHLPKRQIFGKVLDGQIGHVTSAACTYDTGELWYKERQPEWTDFEYQLRNWLYYNWLSGDHIIEQAIHSIDMLQWAMGDRLPVSVVGTGGRQKRVDPKFGNVYDHFAVVFEYDDGTKGYFSSRQQNNTAPSYAVELIGKDGKCIVDCRTGEHLITGANPWKYDDETKFTDENAYKKSNSRSMYQQEHDELFASIRNNKPKNDGDWMVKSNLVALAGRMAAYTGQKVNLQDALASNELLFPEQVSWDLKYDIPVSIPGINTTI; encoded by the coding sequence ATGAGTTTTTCTAGAAGAAAATTTTTAAGTGCAGTTGGTCTAACGACCGTTGCAGGAGTAGTTGCAGCGAATACATCCATGGCGTCGACTAGCCTATGGTCCGTCAGTACAAAAACACTAAAAGTAGGTCTGATCGGTTGCGGTGGTAGAGGTACTGCAGCAGCTATGGAGGCACTTAATGCCGACCCCAACGTAGTTCTTCATGCTATGGCAGATGCTTTTGGCGACCATTTGGACGAGTCGTACAAGACTTTAAAAGAGAAGATGGGTGAAAAAATACAAGTGAAAAAAGAGCAACAATTTGTTGGTCTAGATGCTTACAAGAAATTATTATCTTCAGGCGTTGATGTTGTTATATTGGCTTCACCGCCAGCATTCCGTCCAGCTCATTTGGAAGCATCTGTAGAGGCAGGGAAACACATCTTCTGCGAGAAACCATTTGCTGTGGATGCCCCAGGGTTAAGAAGAGTAATTGCAGCTTCGAAAAAAGCAAAAGATAAAAATTTAGCATTGGTTGCAGGATTTTGTTGGCGTTATCATCTTCCAAAGCGTCAAATCTTTGGAAAAGTATTGGATGGGCAAATTGGTCACGTAACATCAGCAGCGTGCACGTATGATACAGGTGAACTTTGGTATAAAGAAAGGCAGCCGGAGTGGACAGATTTTGAGTATCAATTAAGAAACTGGTTGTACTATAATTGGCTTTCAGGAGATCACATTATTGAGCAGGCTATCCATAGTATCGATATGTTACAATGGGCTATGGGTGATCGATTGCCTGTAAGTGTTGTCGGTACAGGAGGCCGTCAGAAAAGAGTAGATCCAAAATTTGGCAATGTATATGATCATTTTGCAGTCGTATTTGAGTATGATGATGGCACAAAAGGTTATTTCTCGAGTCGACAACAGAATAATACGGCACCTTCCTATGCTGTGGAGCTCATTGGGAAAGATGGGAAATGTATTGTAGACTGTCGAACAGGCGAACACCTTATTACAGGAGCAAATCCTTGGAAATATGATGATGAAACTAAGTTTACGGATGAAAATGCCTATAAAAAATCAAATTCAAGGAGCATGTATCAGCAAGAGCACGATGAGCTTTTTGCTTCTATTCGTAATAATAAGCCTAAAAACGATGGGGATTGGATGGTGAAATCCAATCTTGTCGCATTGGCCGGACGTATGGCTGCTTATACAGGTCAAAAGGTAAACCTTCAAGATGCATTAGCATCTAACGAGCTATTATTTCCAGAGCAGGTCTCATGGGATTTAAAATATGATATACCAGTATCAATTCCAGGTATTAACACAACAATTTAA
- a CDS encoding ATP-binding protein, whose protein sequence is MKKVLNLSLALVLGVSVQAQHKLEKIWETDSIINLPESVLPDTKAGILYVSIMGNSADEKDGIGGIGKLDLSGKVIDLEWINGLNSPKGLAKHGNILYAADITDVVVIDIPSSKVVRKIPIAGSVFLNDITVSDKGVVYVSDSRTKKIHQIINNKDVVYLENIDGVNGLKAIGNDLYIAGGNKQLLKANEKKELTTIADMPCGGDGIEPIGNGDFVYSCWGGYIYYVHANGKSELLLDSSAEKKNTADIGYDPITKIIYVPTFFKKSVAAYQLK, encoded by the coding sequence AAAATATGGGAAACTGATAGCATCATCAACTTACCCGAATCCGTATTGCCAGATACTAAGGCAGGTATACTCTATGTTTCCATCATGGGTAATAGCGCCGATGAGAAAGATGGCATTGGTGGTATCGGCAAATTAGATCTGAGTGGAAAGGTAATCGATCTCGAATGGATAAATGGGCTCAATTCACCAAAAGGACTTGCTAAACATGGCAATATACTTTATGCTGCCGATATAACAGATGTGGTTGTTATTGATATTCCATCGAGCAAAGTGGTCCGTAAAATCCCTATTGCTGGATCTGTATTTTTAAATGATATCACGGTAAGTGATAAAGGTGTTGTGTATGTTTCAGATTCTAGAACGAAAAAAATCCATCAAATCATCAATAATAAAGATGTCGTATACCTTGAAAATATTGATGGGGTGAATGGATTGAAAGCAATAGGTAACGACCTTTACATTGCTGGTGGAAATAAGCAATTGTTAAAAGCAAATGAGAAGAAGGAATTAACCACAATAGCAGATATGCCCTGTGGCGGTGATGGTATTGAACCGATTGGCAATGGAGACTTCGTGTACTCATGCTGGGGAGGATATATCTATTATGTACATGCCAATGGAAAATCAGAATTACTATTGGACAGTAGCGCAGAAAAGAAAAATACGGCAGATATAGGTTATGATCCTATCACAAAAATAATCTATGTTCCTACTTTTTTCAAAAAGAGTGTTGCAGCTTACCAGTTGAAATAA